The Medicago truncatula cultivar Jemalong A17 chromosome 4, MtrunA17r5.0-ANR, whole genome shotgun sequence genome includes a region encoding these proteins:
- the LOC11419944 gene encoding 3-phosphoshikimate 1-carboxyvinyltransferase 2, with amino-acid sequence MAQLSKINNLVQTTQNFHNSTNSNKLNSAKSVSLRSSIWGSSKSWSLKHKNGVFIGNCDVGRGNSVVLKASANVAAAEKPSTAPEIVLEPIKEISGSITLPGSKSLSNRILLLAALSEGTTVVENLLDSEDIHYMLEALKTLGLRVEDDKTTKQAVVEGSGGLFPESKDEVNLFLGNAGTAMRPLTAALVAAGGNTRYILDGVPRMRERPIGDLVSGLKQLGADVDCYLGTNCPPVRIIGKGGLPGGKVKLSGSISSQYLTALLMAAPLALGDVEIEIVDKLISVPYVEMTLKLMERFGVFVEHSANWDRFLVHGGQKYKSPGNAFVEGDASSASYFLAGAAVTGGTITVIGCGTSSLQGDVKFAEVLEKMGAKVTWTENSVTVTGPPRDSSGRKVLQGIDVNMNKMPDVAMTLAVVALYANGPTAIRDVASWRVKETERMIAICTELRKLGATVEEGPDYCVITPPEKLNVTSIDTYDDHRMAMAFSLAACGDVPVTIKDPGCTRKTFPDYFQVLERFTKH; translated from the exons ATGGCCCAGTTAAGCAAAATCAACAATCTAGTTCAAACTACTCAAAATTTTCACAATTCAACAAATTCCAACAAACTCAATTcagcaaaatcagtttcatTGAGGTCAAGCATTTGGGGCTCTTCAAAATCATGGAGTTTGAAGCACAAAAATGGAGTCTTTATTGGAAATTGTGATGTGGGTAGGGGGAATTCTGTTGTGTTGAAGGCTTCTGCTAATGTTGCTGCTGCAGAGAAGCCGTCGACGGCGCCGGAGATTGTTTTGGAACCTATTAAGGAGATTTCTGGTAGCATTACATTGCCTGGGTCTAAGTCTTTGTCTAATCGGATTTTGCTTCTTGCTGCTCTCTCTGAG GGAACAACTGTTGTAGAGAACTTGTTAGATAGTGAGGATATTCATTACATGCTTGAGGCATTAAAGACCCTTGGACTTCGTGTGGAAGATGACAAAACAACCAAACAAGCTGTTGTGGAAGGCAGTGGTGGGTTATTTCCTGAATCTAAAGATGAAGTTAATTTATTCCTTGGAAATGCCGGTACTGCAATGCGTCCTTTGACGGCAGCCTTGGTTGCTGCAGGTGGAAATACAAG ATACATACTTGATGGGGTGCCCCGAATGAGAGAGAGGCCAATTGGAGATTTGGTGTCTGGTCTTAAGCAACTTGGTGCAGATGTTGATTGTTATCTTGGCACAAACTGTCCACCTGTTCGTATAATTGGGAAGGGAGGGCTTCCAGGGGGAAAG GTGAAACTGTCTGGATCTATTAGTAGTCAGTACTTGACTGCTTTGCTTATGGCAGCTCCGTTGGCCCTTGGTGATGTTGAGATTGAGATTGTTGATAAACTGATTTCTGTTCCGTATGTCGAGATGACTTTGAAGTTGATGGAGCGCTTTGGAGTCTTCGTAGAACACAGTGCTAATTGGGATAGGTTCTTGGTCCATGGAGGTCAAAAGTACAA GTCTCCGGGCAATGCTTTTGTTGAAGGTGATGCTTCAAGTGCTAGTTACTTCCTAGCTGGTGCAGCAGTTACTGGTGGAACTATCACGGTTATAGGCTGTGGGACAAGCAGTTTACAG GGAGATGTAAAATTTGCTGAAGTCCTTGAAAAGATGGGAGCTAAAGTTACATGGACAGAAAACAGTGTAACTGTTACCGGGCCTCCACGGGATTCTTCCGGTCGGAAAGTCTTGCAAGGCATTGATGTCAATATGAACAAGATGCCAGATGTTGCCATGACACTTGCAGTTGTTGCACTATATGCTAATGGTCCCACTGCTATTAGAGATG TGGCAAGTTGGAGAGTTAAAGAAACAGAAAGAATGATAGCAATCTGCACAGAACTCAGAAAG CTCGGAGCAACTGTTGAAGAAGGTCCTGATTACTGTGTGATAACACCACCTGAGAAATTGAATGTCACATCAATAGATACATATGATGATCATAGAATGGCCATGGCATTTTCTCTTGCTGCTTGTGGTGATGTTCCAGTTACCATCAAAGATCCCGGTTGCACCAGAAAAACATTCCCTGATTACTTTCAAGTCCTTGAGAGGTTTACAAAGCATTAA
- the LOC11421272 gene encoding UDP-glucuronate 4-epimerase 3 yields MSQLKQMSHADNSAPSTPGKFKMEKASYFNRVRWHASPAKLCLWSFVFSAAILIFFFRSPASSPLPADPSRRSLRSPSNWGGPVWEKRVRSSARVRSRNGFSVLVTGAAGFVGTHVSAALKRRGDGVLGIDNFNDYYDPSLKRARQALLERTGVFIVEGDINDAALLRKLFEVVPFTHVMHLAAQAGVRYAMENPGSYVHSNIAGFVNLLEVCKSVNPQPSIVWASSSSVYGLNTKVPFSERDRTDQPASLYAATKKAGEEIAHTYNHIYGLSLTGLRFFTVYGPWGRPDMAYFFFTRDILKGKTIPIFEAANHGTVARDFTYIDDIVRGCLGALDTAEKSTGSGGKKRGPAQLRVFNLGNTSPVPVSDLVGILERLLKTKAKRNIMKLPRNGDVQFTHANISYAQRELGYKPVTDLQAGLKKFVRWYLNYYSSGKKAVE; encoded by the coding sequence ATGTCTCAGCTGAAGCAAATGTCGCACGCTGATAACAGTGCTCCGTCGACACCGGGAAAGTTCAAGATGGAGAAAGCTTCTTACTTCAACCGTGTACGGTGGCACGCTTCTCCGGCAAAGCTTTGTCTTTGGAGTTTTGTTTTCTCAGCTGCGATCTTGATCTTCTTTTTCCGTTCTCCGGCGAGTTCTCCTCTTCCGGCGGACCCTTCACGGCGATCATTGAGGAGTCCTTCCAACTGGGGTGGTCCCGTTTGGGAGAAACGTGTCCGTTCCTCCGCTAGAGTCCGGTCACGGAATGGATTCTCCGTTCTTGTGACCGGAGCTGCTGGTTTCGTCGGAACACATGTCTCCGCGGCGCTTAAGCGTCGCGGAGATGGTGTTCTTGGGATTGATAATTTCAATGACTATTATGACCCTTCTTTGAAGCGTGCAAGACAAGCACTTTTGGAACGTACTGGTGTTTTCATTGTTGAAGGTGATATCAATGATGCTGCTTTGTTAAGGAAGCTTTTTGAGGTTGTTCCTTTTACTCATGTCATGCATTTGGCTGCTCAAGCTGGTGTGAGGTATGCTATGGAGAATCCTGGTTCTTATGTTCATAGTAACATTGCTGGTTTTGTTAATTTGCTTGAGGTTTGTAAAAGTGTTAATCCTCAACCTTCAATTGTTTGGGCTAGTTCTAGTTCTGTTTATGGATTGAATACTAAGGTTCCTTTTTCTGAAAGAGATAGAACTGATCAACCTGCTAGTTTGTATGCCGCTACTAAGAAAGCCGGTGAAGAAATCGCACATACTTATAATCATATCTATGGTCTTTCTTTAACTGGTTTGAGGTTTTTCACTGTTTATGGTCCTTGGGGTAGGCCTGATATGGCTTACTTCTTTTTCACTAGAGATATTTTGAAGGGGAAGACTATTCCTATTTTTGAGGCGGCGAATCATGGCACCGTTGCGAGGGATTTTACttatattgatgatattgtgaGGGGGTGTTTAGGTGCTTTGGATACTGCTGAGAAGAGTACTGGAAGTGGTGGGAAGAAGAGGGGGCCGGCACAGTTGAGGGTTTTCAATTTGGGGAATACCTCGCCTGTTCCTGTTAGTGATCTTGTGGGTATTTTGGAGAGGCTGTTGAAGACTAAGGCGAAGAGGAATATTATGAAGTTGCCGAGGAATGGGGATGTGCAGTTTACTCATGCGAATATTAGTTATGCGCAGAGAGAGCTTGGTTATAAGCCGGTGACGGATCTGCAGGCTGGTTTGAAGAAATTTGTGAGGTGGTATCTGAATTACTATTCTTCTGGGAAGAAAGCTGTTGAGTGA